Proteins from a genomic interval of Gluconacetobacter diazotrophicus PA1 5:
- the cas1 gene encoding type II CRISPR-associated endonuclease Cas1 gives MAWRGVHISHPSRLTHRNRQLVVAQDGGEVSLAVEDIACLILDTRQVSITGSLLSALAENGVAMIVPDARHHPAGILLPFHQHHAQAHIAHAQISISQPLKKRLWQTLVVAKIRNQAALLDQLGRPQGQTIAAMAGRVASGDPGNVEAQAARAYWASLFSDFTRANENDRRNALLNYGYAIMRAAIARACVALGLLPAFGVHHASKTNAFNLVDDLIEPFRPFVDRMAHDRALEHVGDTLSIEDRRQMSTILNDNAAIGRERMTVLAATEAVAMSVVRAIEHGSAALLSTPTLKARD, from the coding sequence ATGGCATGGCGAGGCGTGCATATCTCCCACCCCTCCCGGTTGACGCATCGGAATCGGCAGCTCGTTGTTGCTCAGGATGGTGGCGAGGTATCATTGGCGGTGGAGGACATCGCGTGCCTTATCCTCGATACGCGACAAGTGAGCATCACCGGGTCTCTTCTCTCTGCGCTTGCAGAAAATGGCGTTGCCATGATCGTGCCCGATGCCAGGCATCATCCTGCCGGTATCCTGCTGCCTTTTCACCAGCATCATGCCCAGGCGCACATAGCACATGCCCAGATCTCGATCAGCCAACCATTGAAGAAGCGCCTGTGGCAGACATTGGTCGTCGCCAAGATACGTAATCAGGCTGCACTACTGGACCAACTCGGCCGGCCGCAAGGACAAACGATTGCAGCAATGGCTGGACGGGTCGCTTCCGGCGATCCGGGCAATGTGGAAGCACAGGCGGCCCGAGCTTACTGGGCGAGCCTGTTTTCGGATTTTACACGCGCAAACGAGAATGATCGTCGTAATGCGTTGCTTAACTATGGTTATGCGATCATGCGAGCCGCGATTGCACGCGCATGCGTGGCGCTGGGATTGCTCCCAGCTTTCGGGGTACATCACGCATCGAAAACCAATGCGTTCAATCTCGTCGACGATCTGATCGAGCCGTTCCGCCCCTTTGTGGACCGCATGGCGCATGACCGGGCTTTGGAACATGTAGGGGACACGCTGTCTATCGAGGATCGCCGTCAAATGTCGACGATCCTCAATGACAATGCGGCCATCGGTCGCGAGCGAATGACCGTCCTGGCCGCAACCGAAGCGGTAGCCATGTCCGTGGTGCGCGCCATCGAGCATGGCAGTGCCGCGCTTCTCTCGACTCCAACTCTGAAAGCCCGGGATTGA
- the cas2 gene encoding CRISPR-associated endonuclease Cas2 has translation MKAEDIRFMWLLVFFDLPVRTKEQRRRASRFRHFLKDDGFLMLQFSVYARICRGQDAVEKHVRRVRSNLPKEGSVRTLQITDRQYGRMELMLGLAPKTERIGPSQMVLL, from the coding sequence ATGAAAGCCGAGGACATCCGGTTCATGTGGCTTCTCGTATTTTTCGACCTTCCGGTTCGCACCAAAGAGCAGCGACGACGCGCCAGTCGCTTTCGCCATTTCCTCAAGGATGACGGCTTCTTGATGTTGCAATTTTCGGTTTACGCACGCATCTGCCGAGGACAGGACGCTGTGGAAAAGCATGTTCGGCGGGTGCGGTCGAATCTTCCAAAGGAAGGTAGCGTTCGGACACTACAAATCACGGACAGGCAATACGGACGGATGGAATTGATGCTGGGCCTTGCGCCAAAAACCGAGCGAATCGGACCTTCTCAGATGGTGCTGTTGTGA
- the truA gene encoding tRNA pseudouridine(38-40) synthase TruA, whose protein sequence is MTAPSLQRWAVRIEYDGRPFVGWQRQITGLSVQQVLEEAASRLASGRVVPSITAGRTDAGVHATGQAAHLDFPGDVRLNDSTVRDALNFHMKPYPVAVLRACPVDTEWSARFSAIRRSYRYRILNRRSRPTLDDGRVWLVKRTLDEAAMARAARLLLGRHDFTSFRASACQARSPLRTLDRLGVVRQGEEIVIEAEARSFLHHQVRNMVGTLKLVGEGLWAPDRVAAALAACDRRAAGPTAPPDGLYLTGVGYDPDPF, encoded by the coding sequence GTGACCGCGCCGTCGCTCCAGCGCTGGGCCGTACGCATCGAATATGACGGACGCCCCTTCGTCGGCTGGCAGCGCCAGATCACCGGCCTGTCGGTCCAGCAGGTACTGGAGGAAGCAGCGAGCCGGCTGGCGTCCGGACGCGTCGTGCCCAGCATTACCGCCGGGCGCACCGATGCCGGCGTGCATGCCACCGGCCAGGCGGCGCACCTGGATTTTCCCGGCGACGTGCGCCTGAACGATTCGACCGTGCGCGATGCGCTGAATTTCCACATGAAGCCTTATCCGGTGGCGGTGCTGCGGGCCTGTCCGGTCGATACCGAATGGAGCGCGCGGTTTTCCGCCATCCGCCGGTCCTATCGCTATCGGATCCTGAACCGCCGCAGCCGGCCGACCCTGGATGACGGACGGGTCTGGCTGGTCAAGCGCACCCTGGACGAAGCGGCCATGGCGCGGGCCGCCCGCCTTCTGCTGGGACGGCATGATTTCACTTCGTTCCGCGCCAGCGCATGCCAGGCCAGGAGCCCGCTGCGGACGCTGGACCGGCTGGGCGTCGTCCGCCAGGGCGAGGAAATCGTGATCGAGGCCGAGGCCCGGTCGTTCCTGCATCACCAGGTGCGCAACATGGTCGGCACATTGAAGCTGGTGGGGGAAGGACTGTGGGCGCCCGACCGGGTGGCGGCGGCACTGGCCGCCTGCGACCGGCGGGCGGCGGGCCCGACAGCCCCCCCGGACGGGTTGTACCTGACGGGGGTGGGCTACGACCCCGATCCGTTCTAA
- the dapD gene encoding 2,3,4,5-tetrahydropyridine-2,6-dicarboxylate N-succinyltransferase → MNDEHALRTHIEAAWERRDTLSSATKGADREAVEHALAGLDSGALRVATPTDAGWVVNEWLKKAVLLSFRLNDSHVMPAAPAPFFDKVPLKFQGWDEAQFGQAAFRAVPGAIVRRSAYIAPGVVLMPSFVNAGARVESGTMVDTWVTIGSCAQIGRNCHISGGVGIGGVLEPLQAAPVIIEDDCFIGARSEVAEGVIVERGSVLSMGVFLSASTKIVDRTTGEVFVGRVPAYSVVVPGTLPPRTPHAADGTPLPALACAVIVKRVDERTRSKTSINELLRD, encoded by the coding sequence ATGAACGACGAGCACGCCCTCCGGACCCATATCGAGGCAGCATGGGAGCGGCGCGACACGCTGTCCTCTGCCACGAAAGGCGCGGACCGCGAGGCCGTCGAGCATGCGCTGGCCGGGCTGGATTCGGGCGCGCTGCGCGTTGCCACGCCCACCGATGCCGGGTGGGTCGTCAATGAGTGGCTGAAGAAGGCGGTGCTGCTGTCCTTCCGCCTGAACGACAGCCACGTGATGCCTGCCGCACCGGCGCCGTTCTTCGACAAGGTGCCGCTGAAGTTCCAGGGTTGGGACGAGGCACAGTTCGGCCAGGCGGCCTTCCGCGCCGTTCCGGGCGCCATCGTCCGGCGGTCGGCCTATATCGCGCCCGGCGTGGTGCTGATGCCCAGCTTCGTCAATGCCGGCGCCCGCGTCGAAAGCGGCACGATGGTCGATACCTGGGTCACGATCGGAAGCTGCGCGCAGATCGGCCGCAACTGCCATATCAGCGGCGGCGTCGGCATCGGCGGCGTGCTGGAACCGTTGCAGGCCGCGCCGGTCATCATCGAGGATGACTGCTTCATCGGCGCGCGCTCGGAAGTCGCCGAGGGCGTGATCGTCGAGCGCGGCAGCGTGCTGTCGATGGGCGTGTTCCTGAGCGCGTCGACCAAGATCGTCGACCGCACGACGGGCGAGGTCTTCGTCGGCCGCGTGCCGGCCTATTCGGTCGTGGTGCCGGGCACGCTGCCGCCGCGCACGCCGCATGCCGCCGACGGCACGCCGCTGCCCGCGCTGGCCTGCGCCGTGATCGTGAAGCGCGTCGACGAACGCACCCGCTCCAAGACCTCGATCAACGAATTGCTGCGCGATTGA
- the dapE gene encoding succinyl-diaminopimelate desuccinylase, with protein MTGALTPASTPALTLARDLIRAPSVTPDDGGAIGVLTAALRGLGFDVTDLPFGEGPARTPNLFARLGRSGPHLCFAGHTDVVPPGDGGWTSGPFEAALRDGCLYGRGACDMKGGIAAFVGAVARILESGRTLRGSVSLLITGDEEGPATFGTVKVLEWMAAHGQVPDFCVVGEPTNPDHLGDVIKIGRRGSLNARIVVPGIQGHVAYPHRADNPVHRLLAILSDLTARPLDQGTEWFEPSSLQVTTVDVGNEATNVIPGRATARLNIRFNDLHTGQGLADWIRGVAHVHAPGAEVTVQISGEAFRTEPTPELDMLAASIQAVTGRAPRLDTGGGTSDARFISRYCPVAEFGLVGASMHKVDEHVPVADLLALTDIYAAFLERLMG; from the coding sequence TTGACTGGTGCCCTGACCCCGGCATCCACCCCCGCGCTCACCCTGGCGCGGGACCTGATCCGCGCGCCGTCGGTCACGCCGGACGATGGCGGCGCGATCGGGGTGCTGACGGCTGCCCTGCGCGGGCTGGGGTTCGACGTCACCGACCTACCGTTTGGCGAGGGACCTGCCCGTACCCCGAACCTGTTCGCGCGGCTGGGCCGGTCGGGGCCGCATCTCTGCTTCGCCGGACATACCGACGTGGTGCCGCCCGGCGATGGCGGCTGGACCTCGGGCCCGTTCGAGGCCGCGCTGCGGGACGGCTGCCTGTACGGGCGCGGCGCATGCGACATGAAGGGCGGGATCGCCGCCTTCGTCGGCGCCGTGGCACGGATACTGGAATCGGGCCGGACGCTGCGGGGTTCGGTCAGCCTGCTGATTACCGGCGACGAGGAAGGACCGGCCACCTTCGGCACCGTCAAGGTGCTGGAATGGATGGCGGCGCACGGGCAGGTTCCCGATTTCTGCGTGGTGGGCGAACCGACCAATCCCGACCATCTGGGCGATGTCATCAAGATCGGGCGTCGCGGCAGCCTGAATGCCCGGATCGTCGTGCCGGGAATCCAGGGTCACGTGGCCTATCCCCATCGGGCCGACAATCCGGTCCATCGCCTGCTGGCCATCCTGTCGGACCTGACGGCCCGCCCGCTGGACCAGGGAACGGAGTGGTTCGAACCGTCCAGCCTGCAGGTCACCACGGTCGATGTCGGCAACGAGGCGACCAATGTCATTCCCGGCCGGGCCACGGCACGGCTGAACATCCGCTTCAACGACCTGCATACCGGCCAGGGCCTGGCCGACTGGATCCGCGGCGTCGCGCATGTCCACGCCCCGGGGGCGGAGGTCACGGTCCAGATCAGCGGTGAAGCCTTCCGTACCGAACCCACGCCGGAGCTGGACATGCTGGCCGCGTCCATCCAGGCGGTGACGGGGCGGGCGCCGCGGCTGGATACCGGGGGCGGCACGTCCGATGCACGGTTCATCAGCCGCTATTGCCCGGTTGCCGAATTCGGCCTGGTCGGGGCCAGCATGCACAAGGTGGACGAGCACGTGCCCGTTGCCGACCTTCTCGCGCTGACCGACATCTATGCGGCGTTTCTTGAAAGGCTGATGGGATGA
- the def gene encoding peptide deformylase, whose protein sequence is MIDRDAIAAAIPMPILVAPQAILRQKARPVRPEDAAGVRDALPRMFAAMYQAPGIGLAAPQVGMGLRFAIVDLGEEGERQPLILINPDVIAESDSLASREEGCLSLPNQYAEVIRPDRVRVRYRTLDGTEEELEADGLLATCIQHEIDHLEGILFVDHLSTLKRNMIMRRLAKEQRQKR, encoded by the coding sequence ATGATCGACCGTGACGCCATCGCCGCCGCCATTCCCATGCCCATCCTGGTCGCGCCGCAGGCCATCCTGCGGCAGAAGGCGCGCCCCGTCCGGCCCGAGGATGCGGCGGGCGTGCGCGATGCCCTGCCGCGCATGTTCGCCGCCATGTACCAGGCCCCGGGGATCGGCCTGGCGGCCCCGCAGGTCGGGATGGGCCTGCGATTTGCCATCGTGGATTTGGGCGAGGAAGGCGAGCGCCAGCCGCTGATCCTGATCAACCCGGACGTGATCGCGGAATCGGACAGCCTGGCCTCGCGCGAGGAAGGGTGCCTGTCCCTGCCCAACCAATATGCCGAGGTGATCCGCCCCGACCGTGTCCGCGTGCGCTACCGCACCCTGGACGGCACAGAGGAGGAACTGGAGGCCGACGGCCTGCTGGCCACCTGCATCCAGCATGAGATCGATCATCTGGAAGGCATCCTGTTCGTCGATCACCTCTCGACGCTGAAGCGCAACATGATCATGCGGCGCCTGGCCAAGGAACAGCGCCAGAAACGCTGA
- the fmt gene encoding methionyl-tRNA formyltransferase, translating to MRLAFMGTPDFAVPALHALHEAGHEIAVVYSQPPRPAGRGQAVRPQPVHLAAEALGIPVRVPTRLRANHDEHAFFRALDLDAAVVAAYGLILPGAMLTPRAGARLNVHASLLPRWRGAAPIQAAILAGDDESGVTIMQMDEGLDTGAMLLTGRVALTPATTASTLHDDLAAMGGRLIVAALANSETAAIPQPAEGATYAARLTREDGRIDWTRDAVDIDRQVRALTPWPGTFTTLDGTVLKIGAATPIDGPRDAVPGTVLDDRLTVACGQGTLRLTRIQRPGRGMMEADAFLRGQPVPVGTRLGS from the coding sequence ATGCGCCTGGCCTTCATGGGAACACCCGATTTCGCGGTTCCCGCCCTGCACGCCCTGCACGAAGCGGGGCACGAGATCGCCGTGGTCTACAGCCAGCCGCCCCGTCCCGCCGGGCGCGGCCAGGCGGTGCGTCCCCAGCCCGTCCACCTGGCGGCCGAGGCGCTGGGCATTCCGGTGCGCGTGCCCACCCGGCTGCGCGCCAATCACGACGAACATGCGTTCTTCCGCGCGCTGGACCTGGATGCGGCGGTGGTCGCGGCCTACGGGCTGATCCTGCCCGGCGCGATGCTGACGCCCCGCGCCGGGGCTCGCCTGAACGTCCATGCCAGCCTGCTGCCCCGCTGGCGGGGGGCCGCGCCGATCCAGGCCGCGATCCTGGCCGGCGACGACGAGAGCGGCGTGACCATCATGCAGATGGACGAAGGGCTGGATACCGGCGCGATGCTGCTGACCGGCCGCGTCGCCCTGACGCCGGCAACCACCGCCAGCACGCTGCATGACGACCTGGCGGCCATGGGGGGCCGGCTGATCGTGGCGGCCCTGGCGAATTCGGAGACCGCCGCGATTCCCCAGCCCGCCGAGGGCGCGACCTATGCCGCCCGCCTGACCCGCGAGGACGGACGCATCGACTGGACCCGCGATGCCGTGGATATCGACCGGCAGGTCCGCGCCCTGACGCCCTGGCCGGGCACCTTCACCACGCTGGACGGCACGGTCCTGAAGATCGGCGCCGCGACCCCGATCGACGGGCCGCGGGACGCGGTACCCGGCACGGTGCTGGACGACCGGCTGACGGTCGCCTGCGGCCAGGGGACCCTGCGCCTGACCCGCATCCAGCGCCCGGGACGCGGCATGATGGAGGCCGACGCCTTCCTGCGCGGCCAGCCGGTCCCCGTCGGCACGCGGCTGGGATCGTGA